The uncultured Subdoligranulum sp. genomic sequence GGCCCGGCTGCTCAACCAGGGGTTCACCTTTGTGGCACCCCAGGACCTGACACCGATGCTCACCGCCAGTATGGTGATGGCAGCGGGGGAGCGGCTGGCACCGGTGGTGCTGGCGGCAAGGGCGCTGGTAGCCACCGGCCCCCAGGCCAGCCTGCAGGGCGCCCAGTACCTGGCCAAAATGCCCGATGTGCGGGAAAACCTGGGCACGCTGCTGGAGATCTTCTCCGACAACGAAGCAGCCACCGCACTGCTCCGCCCCGATGGCGGAAAAATCACCGCCACGCTGGGCAGTGATCTGGACCCGGCCATGCCGGGGGCCTGCATTGTCAGCAAGCGGTACCTGGCGGGCGGCGGCCTGACCGGTTCGGTTGCGCTGATCGGTTCCACACGGATGGAATACCGGCGGCTGCTGCCGATCCTGGATTATTTCGCCGTCAAGCTGGGCCAGAGCCTGGCCGGGCAGGGCCAATAAACTGAGAAGGAGGACCCGCAATGAGCCACGAGACAGAAAACGAAAAGAACACGGCGACACAGCCTGAGCAGGCTGCCGAGGCCCCCGAGACCGAAGCCAAGGAGAAGACCGCCGAGGCGGAACCCAAGGCAGAGAAGGCCGAAAAGAAAGAAAAGCATCACCACGCGGAAGCGGTGCTGCAGGCAAAACTGGAAGCCAGCGAGAAGAAGAACGCCGAGCTGAAGGATCAGCTGCTGCGCACCGCGGCCGAGTATGATAACTACCGCAAGCGCTCCCAGCGCGAGGCGGACCAGAAATTCAATGACGGCATTTCCCACGCCGTCACCCAGATCCTGGGCATTCTCGATACGCTGGATATGGCCGCCAATGCCGCCTGCAGCGACGAGAATTACAAGAAGGGCGTCATGATGACGCTGGACAAAGCCGCGAAGGCGCTGGAAAATCTCCACATCACTGAGATCGAGGCCCTTTCCAAGCCCTTTGACCCCAACTTCATGAACGCCGTGCAGCAGGTCCCGCCCGCCGAAGGGCAGGAGAGCGGCACCGTCGTGCAGGTCTTCCAGAAGGGCTATAAGATCGGCGACAAGATCATCCGCCATGCAACGGTGGTCGTCGCGGAATAAGTATGAACCGGGTTTTGCCCGTTTCAGATAAATAGACATTCACCACATTCAAAGTTATTTTGAAGGGAGTTTTATAGTATGAGTAAAATCATTGGTATTGACCTTGGCACCACCAACAGCTGTGTTGCCGTTATGGAAGGCGGCGAGCCCGTCGTTATCGCCAACGCCGAAGGCGCCCGCACCACCCCGTCTGTGGTCGGTTTCACCAAGACCGGTGAGCGTCTGGTAGGCCAGGTCGCAAAGCGTCAGGCCATCACCAACCCCGAGAACACCATTTCCTCCATCAAGCGTAAGATGGGCACTGCCGAGAAGGTCCATGCCGGCGGCAAGGACTACACCCCCGAAGAGATCAGCGCCATGATCCTCTCCAAGCTGAAGGCGGATGCCGAGGCTTACCTGGGCGAGCCCGTCACCGAGGCCGTCATCACCGTGCCTGCCTACTTCAACGACAGCCAGCGTCAGGCCACCAAGAACGCCGGCACCATCGCGGGCCTGAACGTCAAGCGTATCATCAACGAGCCCACGGCCGCTTCTCTGGCCTACGGCATCGATAAGGAAGCCGATCAGAAGATCATGGTCTACGACCTGGGCGGCGGCACCTTCGATGTCTCCATCATCGAGATGGGCGACGGCGTTACCGAAGTTCTGGCCACCAACGGTGATACCCACCTGGGC encodes the following:
- a CDS encoding nucleotide exchange factor GrpE, encoding MSHETENEKNTATQPEQAAEAPETEAKEKTAEAEPKAEKAEKKEKHHHAEAVLQAKLEASEKKNAELKDQLLRTAAEYDNYRKRSQREADQKFNDGISHAVTQILGILDTLDMAANAACSDENYKKGVMMTLDKAAKALENLHITEIEALSKPFDPNFMNAVQQVPPAEGQESGTVVQVFQKGYKIGDKIIRHATVVVAE